Proteins co-encoded in one Brassica oleracea var. oleracea cultivar TO1000 chromosome C4, BOL, whole genome shotgun sequence genomic window:
- the LOC106337443 gene encoding scarecrow-like protein 23 has product MAAKRVHGDYPSSTDLSTVKRHKDLDFPEDTTTALEDDGAAAINLLSLLLQCAEYVATDHLREASILLSEISETCSPFGSSPERVVAYFAQALQARVISTYLSGACSCSQLSESPIPSQKIFAALQTFNSLSPLIKFSHFTANQAIFQALDGEDSVHIIDLDVMQGLQWPGLFHILASRPRKLRSIRITGFGPSSDVLASTGRRLADFAASLSLPFEFRPIVGKIGNVTDPSRLGRRPGEAVVVHWMQHRLYDVTGNGIDALEIVRRLRPNLITMVEQELSYDDGGGGCFLGRFVEALHYYSALFDALGDGLGEESGERFTVEQIVLATEIRNIVGGKRRGVMRWKEELSRVGFRPVSLRGNPATQAGLLLGMLPWNGYTLVEENGTLRLGWKDLSLLTASAWQSQPSD; this is encoded by the coding sequence ATGGCTGCAAAACGTGTCCACGGAGACTACCCTTCGTCCACCGATCTCTCCACTGTTAAACGCCACAAGGACCTCGACTTCCCCGAAGACACCACCACCGCACTCGAGGACGACGGCGCCGCCGCGATCAACCTCCTCAGCCTACTCCTACAATGCGCCGAATACGTCGCCACGGACCACCTCCGCGAAGCTTCCATCCTCTTGTCGGAAATCTCCGAGACATGCTCCCCGTTCGGTTCCTCCCCGGAGCGAGTCGTCGCCTACTTCGCGCAGGCGCTTCAGGCGCGCGTCATCAGCACCTACCTCTCCGGCGCGTGCTCGTGCTCTCAACTCTCGGAGAGTCCAATCCCGTCGCAGAAGATCTTCGCCGCCTTACAGACGTTCAACTCCCTGAGCCCTCTCATCAAATTCTCACACTTCACTGCCAATCAAGCGATCTTCCAGGCCCTGGACGGCGAGGACTCCGTCCATATCATCGACCTCGACGTCATGCAAGGCCTTCAATGGCCCGGACTCTTCCACATCCTCGCTTCACGTCCTCGAAAGCTCCGATCCATTCGGATCACCGGGTTCGGGCCATCCTCCGATGTCCTCGCCTCCACCGGCCGGAGACTCGCCGATTTCGCGGCCTCCTTGTCCCTCCCCTTCGAGTTTCGTCCCATCGTTGGCAAAATCGGAAACGTAACCGATCCGAGTCGACTCGGGAGGAGACCCGGCGAGGCTGTGGTGGTTCACTGGATGCAGCACCGGCTATACGACGTCACCGGGAACGGTATCGACGCGCTGGAGATTGTACGGAGGCTGAGGCCGAATCTGATAACGATGGTTGAGCAGGAGCTGAGCTACGACGACGGAGGAGGAGGCTGCTTTCTTGGGAGGTTCGTGGAGGCGCTGCATTATTACAGCGCGTTGTTCGACGCGCTTGGGGACGGATTGGGGGAGGAGAGTGGGGAGAGATTCACGGTGGAGCAGATCGTGCTTGCGACGGAGATAAGGAACATAGTCGGGGGGAAAAGGAGGGGGGTGATGAGGTGGAAAGAGGAGCTGAGTCGGGTCGGATTTAGACCCGTTTCGCTTCGGGGCAACCCGGCAACGCAAGCGGGTTTGTTATTGGGAATGTTGCCATGGAATGGATACACGCTGGTGGAAGAAAATGGAACCCTCCGGCTCGGTTGGAAGGACCTCTCGCTTTTGACTGCTTCCGCTTGGCAATCTCAGCCGTCCGATTAA
- the LOC106336917 gene encoding uncharacterized protein LOC106336917: MIAGEETATSGDYIPNKEVAIPDSDKFVYQILNGPNEQCQENFRMDKPVFYKLCHILQTRGLLRHTNRIKIEEQLAIFLFIIGHNLRTRAVQELFGYSGETISRHFNNVLNAVTSISTSFFQYASPDVDDQFDPYFKDCIGVVDCIQIPVMVGVDEQGPFRNCDNGLLTQNVLVASSFDLRFNYVLAGWEGSASDQQVLDAALTRPNKLQVPQGKYYIVDSKYQNLPGFIAPYRGGVSTNNSEEEPKGVFNERHKLLHRAVDRAFGALKERFPILLSAPPYPLQTQVKLVIAACALHNYVRLDKPDDFVFRLFEEVTLLAETTEDGGMALEEDESQGHEHGLFGPEEVEDSLRLRDEIASHLWNHYVQNLPTF; encoded by the coding sequence ATGATCGCCGGCGAAGAAACAGCTACCAGTGGAGATTATATTCCCAATAAAGAAGTTGCAATTCCAGATTCCGACAAGTTCGTCTACCAAATCCTCAACGGCCCAAACGAACAATGCCAAGAGAATTTCCGGATGGACAAGCCCGTCTTCTACAAGCTCTGCCACATCCTCCAAACGAGAGGCTTGCTACGCCACACCAACCGAATCAAGATCGAGGAGCAGCTCGCCATCTTCCTGTTCATCATCGGCCACAACCTCCGCACTCGCGCCGTCCAAGAGCTCTTCGGATACTCCGGCGAAACAATCAGCCGCCACTTCAACAACGTGCTGAACGCCGTCACGTCAATCTCCACGAGTTTCTTTCAATACGCTAGTCCCGATGTTGATGATCAATTCGATCCTTATTTTAAAGATTGTATTGGAGTGGTTGATTGCATACAGATACCTGTGATGGTCGGAGTAGACGAGCAAGGTCCTTTCCGTAACTGCGATAACGGACTGCTTACGCAGAACGTGCTCGTTGCTTCTTCATTTGATCTCAGGTTCAACTACGTCTTAGCTGGTTGGGAAGGTTCGGCTTCTGATCAGCAAGTTCTCGACGCTGCTTTGACTCGGCCTAACAAGCTGCAAGTCCCTCAGGGGAAATACTACATTGTGGACAGTAAGTACCAGAATCTTCCGGGGTTTATAGCGCCGTATCGGGGAGGCGTTTCGACCAACAACTCAGAAGAAGAACCCAAGGGAGTGTTCAACGAGCGGCACAAGCTGTTGCATCGAGCGGTTGACAGAGCTTTCGGTGCCTTGAAAGAACGGTTCCCGATCCTGCTATCGGCTCCTCCGTATCCTCTTCAGACACAGGTGAAGCTGGTGATTGCAGCTTGTGCGTTGCACAACTATGTGCGCTTGGACAAGCCAGATGATTTTGTGTTTAGGCTGTTTGAAGAAGTTACATTGTTGGCAGAGACAACAGAAGATGGAGGAATGGCATTGGAGGAGGATGAGAGTCAGGGACATGAACATGGTTTGTTTGGACCGGAAGAAGTGGAAGATAGTTTAAGGTTAAGAGATGAGATCGCATCTCATCTCTGGAACCACTATGTCCAAAACCTGCCAACCTTCTAA
- the LOC106336989 gene encoding UPF0160 protein MYG1, mitochondrial-like isoform X2, with protein MAPSAAAVKVYSTTTPTSPSEVSVKRVGTHNGSFHCDEALGCFMIRLSDKFSGADIVRTRDPKILEELDAVLDVGGVYDPFHDRYDHHQKGFEEVFGDGFNTKLSSAGLVYKHFGKEIIAKELNVDQDHPDVLRLFLAVYKSFMEAIDAVDNGINQYDTDKPSRYVNNTHLSSRIGRLNLDWIDPDQSQEKENEAFQLAMALAGEEFLQSVRFHVRSWLPARSIVMQCLEDRFKTDPSGEIMVLKKFCPWKLHLFELEQEMKIQPLIKYVIYQDERGKQWRVQAVAVAPDRFENRKGLPEQWRGLRDEKLSEAAEIPGCVFVHMSGFIGGNQSYDGALSMARTALTL; from the exons ATGGCTCCTTCTGCCGCCGCCGTTAAGGTTTACTCTACGACCACTCCCACCTCTCCTTCCGAGGTTTCCGTCAAGAGAGTCGGTACTCATAACGGAAGCTTTCACTGCGACGAGGCTCTCGGTTGCTTCATGATCCGCCTCTCCGATAAATTCTCCGGCGCCGATATCGTCCGTACGCGTGACCCCAAG ATATTGGAAGAGCTTGATGCAGTGCTTGACGTTGGAGGCGTTTATGATCCCTTCCATGACCGCTATGATCATCACCAGAAAGGCTTTGAGGAGGTGTTTGGGGACGGTTTCAACACCAAGCTCAGCAGTGCCGGTCTCGTTTACAAG CATTTTGGAAAGGAGATCATAGCTAAGGAGCTAAACGTCGACCAAGATCACCCTGATGTCCTTCGCTTGTTTCTAGCTGTCTACAAGAGCTTCATGGAG GCAATTGATGCTGTGGACAACGGAATAAATCAGTATGACACTGATAAGCCTTCTAGATATGTGAACAACACACATCTCTCTTCAAGGATTGGAAGATTAAATCTGGATTGGATTGATCCTGACCAGTCACAGGAGAAGGAGAACGAGGCTTTCCAGCTTGCTATGGCTCTTGCTGGCGAAGAGTTCCTCCAA AGTGTTAGATTTCATGTAAGATCGTGGTTACCGGCTCGATCAATAGTGATGCAATGTCTCGAAGATAGATTCAAGACAGACCCAAGTGGCGAGATCATGGTATTGAAAAAATTCTGCCCT TGGAAGCTTCACTTGTTCGAGCTTGAGCAAGAGATGAAGATCCAACCCCTCATCAAATACGTCATCTACCAGGATGAGCGAGGAAAGCAATGGAGAGTTCAAGCAGTGGCGGTAGCACCCGACAGGTTTGAGAACCGAAAGGGTCTTCCTGAGCAATGGAGAGGACTTAGAGATGAGAAACTCTCCGAAGCTGCTGAGATCCCAGGTTGCGTGTTTGTTCACATGAGCGGCTTTATAGGCGGAAACCAGTCTTACGACGGCGCTTTATCCATGGCTCGAACTGCTCTCACTCTCTAA
- the LOC106336990 gene encoding uncharacterized protein LOC106336990, giving the protein MASPSTWLLSFPGSVYAKPRLLSCSSALPLAYHPLQNPNNNKLCRKGKVERLICRADFSQEAPLATAIGACILSSFVFPVAKRVEEEEEENSAIVSTDMRLAAMGIISFIPYFNWLSWVFAWLDTGKTRYSVYALVYLLPYLSSSLSISPEESWLPITSIVLGIIHVQLEASIANGDVQTLAFFRDTSKKRIHFDKKHSKEKDIDD; this is encoded by the exons ATGGCGTCTCCGTCGACTTGGTTGCTTTCATTCCCCGGTTCAGTCTATGCCAAACCGCGCCTACTTTCTTGTTCTTCGGCGCTTCCTCTAGCTTACCATCCCCTACAAAACCCTAACAACAACAAG CTGTGTAGGAAAGGGAAGGTGGAGCGATTAATTTGCAGAGCGGATTTTTCACAGGAAGCGCCGCTAGCGACGGCAATAGGCGCGTGCATACTGAGTTCGTTTGTTTTTCCGGTGGCGAAGCGAGTGGAAGAAGAAGAAGAGGAGAATTCAGCTATAGTGTCAACAGATATGAGACTAGCAGCCATGGGAATCATCAGCTTCATCCCTTACTTCAATTGGCTG AGTTGGGTGTTCGCTTGGCTTGACACTGGGAAAACGCGTTACTCTGTCTATGCTCTCGTTTATCTCCTTCCCTATCTCAG CTCAAGCCTATCGATTTCCCCGGAAGAGAGCTGGTTGCCGATTACAAGCATTGTCTTGGGCATCATTCATGTTCAG CTTGAAGCAAGTATAGCAAATGGTGATGTTCAGACTCTTGCATTCTTTAGAGACACATCAAAGAAAAGAATCCATTTTGACAAGAAACATTCCAAG GAGAAAGACATTGACGATTAA
- the LOC106336546 gene encoding uncharacterized protein LOC106336546: MADTVEEPQLHNGTASSESQTDQHPTSESLSGDDPKLTDEIPEMKPELTDAKVEEVQSEANDLKPEELQPVVIDAKPEEVQTVVIDAKPELTHVNLSPEENQIRSTEGDQGTSQPVMKKEDEGNRTFTMRELLSELKSDEGDGTPRSTVSPYSRESASQAAENNPAMDLINRIQVNDEEGRSRQRVLAFAARKYASSIERNPDDHDALYNWALILQESADNVSADSVSPSKDDLLEEACKKYDEATRLCPTLYDAYYNWAIAISDRAKMRGRTKEAEELWEQATNNYEKAVQLNWNSSQALNNWGLALQELSQIVPAREKEKVVRTAISKFRAAIRLQFDFHRAIYNLGTVLYGLAEDTLRTGGSGNGKDIPPGELYSQSAIYIAAAHSLKPSYSVYSSALRLVRSMLPLPHLKVGYLTAPPVGNSLAPHSDWKRTEFELNHERLLQVLKPEAREMGRNLSGKAETMSTNVEKKTVKVNITEIVSVTTCADLTLPPGAGLCIDTVHGPVYLVADSWESLDGWLDAIRLVYTIYARGKSDVLAGIITA; the protein is encoded by the exons ATGGCGGATACCGTTGAAGAGCCTCAATTGCACAATGGAACGGCATCATCTGAGTCTCAAACCGATCAACATCCGACCTCGGAATCGCTATCCGGCGACGATCCCAAACTTACCGACGAAATCCCGGAAATGAAGCCGGAGTTAACCGATGCGAAGGTGGAGGAAGTACAATCTGAGGCAAACGATTTGAAGCCGGAGGAATTACAACCAGTTGTAATCGACGCGAAGCCGGAGGAAGTACAAACCGTGGTAATCGACGCGAAGCCGGAGCTGACACATGTGAATCTGTCGCCGGAGGAGAACCAGATCCGATCTACGGAGGGAGATCAGGGAACGAGCCAGCCGGTAATGAAGAAAGAAGATGAAGGAAACAGGACGTTTACAATGAGAGAGCTGCTGAGCGAACTAAAAAGCGATGAAGGAGATGGTACTCCTCGCAGTACTGTTTCTCCCTATAG CCGAGAGAGTGCTTCGCAAGCAGCGGAGAACAATCCTGCAATGGATCTGATTAACAGGATCCAAGTCAACGACGAAGAAGGCCGATCTCGCCAGCGTGTTCTTGCTTTCGCTGCCCGCAA GTATGCTAGTTCGATTGAAAGAAATCCAGATGATCATGATGCTTTATACAACTGGGCACTTATTCTCCAG GAAAGTGCTGATAATGTCAGCGCAGATTCTGTTTCACCCTCTAAGGATGATTTGCTCGAGGAAGCTTGTAAGAAGTACGATGAGGCTACTCGTCTCTGCCCTACGCTCTATGAT GCTTACTACAATTGGGCTATCGCAATCTCTGATAGAGCAAAGATGCGTGGTCGCACCAAGGAAGCTGAAGAATTATGGGAACAG GCGACCAATAACTATGAAAAGGCTGTCCAGCTCAACTGGAACAGTTCCCAG GCTTTAAACAACTGGGGACTGGCATTGCAG GAACTCAGCCAAATTGTTCCTGCTAGAGAGAAGGAAAAAGTGGTTAGAACTGCAATTAGCAAG TTTAGGGCGGCAATCAGGTTGCAATTTGATTTCCATCGAGCCATATACAACCTTGGAACCGTTCTG TATGGATTGGCGGAAGACACACTTAGAACGGGGGGTTCAGGAAACGGCAAAGACATTCCTCCGGGTGAGTTATACAGCCAATCTGCCATCTACATCGCTGCAGCTCATTCGTTGAAGCCAAGTTATTCG GTTTACAGCAGCGCTTTGAGGCTCGTTCGTTCCATG CTACCTCTACCGCATCTTAAGGTTGGATATCTAACGGCACCACCCGTGGGAAACTCACTCGCTCCTCACAGTGATTGGAAACGCACAGAGTTTGAACTCAATCATGAGAGGCTTCTTCAG GTACTGAAACCTGAAGCAAGGGAAATGGGGAGAAACCTGTCTGGAAAAGCAGAGACAATGAGCACAAACGTGGAGAAGAAGACGGTAAAAGTGAACATAACAGAGATAGTGTCAGTGACGACATGTGCTGATCTGACTCTGCCTCCTGGTGCTGGTCTCTGCATTGATACCGTTCATGGCCCAGTTTACTTG GTAGCAGATTCATGGGAGTCGTTGGATGGATGGCTGGATGCGATACGTCTGGTGTACACGATTTATGCGAGAGGGAAGAGTGATGTTTTAGCCGGTATTATCACCGCTTAA
- the LOC106342489 gene encoding GTPase-activating protein GYP7-like: MFGRLRLTTTMAIRSVFVVLFLLIIGGRWIVFADGSSGGAGRNGYSGGAWSSAVAPSNVGLAVAVTVMAGLAVAFTVAYSRRGSIGSPWSLRRRKHALQPSQWNAFFNDQGQLSDGGVKFLKKVRSGGVDPSIRPEVWPFLLGVYDLNSTEEERDSIRQQKQKEYENLRRQCREIHKRNENGCDSKQTAQSSNTDDSQVLDSHDIAEVNSSKRSIQVEEESEKLNSKSILQDGDCEESGVTSEDAANDSDSTNSEETETSPLLEKEEAESHDTVSSDSTKSEETETSPLQAKDEAQCVNSEETETLPLVAKEEAESQDKVNQEKDTLTPSPNPKSQAEEEFNTTWQRIIRLDAVRANDEWVPYSPSQAAVSDKKARGIATEVGLNDYEHLEPCRIFHAARLVGILEAYAVYDPEIGYCQGMSDLLSPLIAVIEDDALAFWCFVGFMSKARHNFRLDEVGIRRQLSMVSKIIKYKDIRLYRHLENLEAEDCFFVYRMVVVLFRRELTFEQTLCLWEVMWADQAAIRTGIAKATWGRIRLRAPPTEDLLLYAIAASVLQRRKTIIEEYSGMDEIMKECNSMAGRLDVWKLLDDAHDLVVNLHDKI, from the exons ATGTTTGGACGACTACGATTGACGACGACCATGGCTATTCGCTCCGTCTTCGTGGTCTTATTCTTGCTGATCATCGGCGGGAGATGGATCGTCTTTGCCGATGGCAGCAGCGGTGGCGCCGGGAGGAACGGCTACTCCGGCGGAGCATGGTCGTCGGCTGTTGCTCCCTCCAATGTTGGCTTAGCTGTCGCTGTCACCGTCATGGCCGGTCTCGCCGTGGCTTTCACCGTCGCCTACTCCCGTAG AGGGAGCATTGGATCACCTTGGTCACTGAGGAGAAGAAAGCATGCTCTTCAACCTAGTCAGTGGAATGCTTTTTTCAACGACCAAGGCCAACTCAGTGATGGAGGTGTCAAATTTCTCAAGAAAGTTCGCAGTGGG GGTGTGGATCCAAGCATCAGACCTGAAGTTTGGCCGTTCCTACTTGGAGT GTATGACTTAAACAGCACCGAAGAAGAAAGAGATTCTATTCGACAGCAGAAACA GAAGGAATACGAAAACCTGCGGAGACAGTGTCGCGAGATTCATAAACGCAATGAAAATGGTTGTGACTCAAAGCAAACAGCTCAGAGCAGCAACACCGATGACAGTCAGGTTCTTGATTCCCATGATATTGCAGAAGTCAATAGTTCAAAGAGATCCATCCAAGTAGAAGAAGAATCAGAGAAGTTGAATTCCAAATCGATTCTTCAGGATGGGGACTGTGAAGAGAGTGGCGTCACCTCCGAAGATGCTGCTAATGACTCAGACTCAACCAACTCTGAAGAAACCGAGACTTCGCCTCTTCTAGAGAAAGAAGAAGCAGAAAGCCACGACACCGTTAGCTCAGACTCAACCAAATCCGAAGAAACCGAGACTTCACCTCTTCAAGCCAAAGACGAAGCACAATGCGTTAACTCTGAAGAAACTGAGACTTTGCCTCTTGTAGCTAAAGAAGAAGCAGAAAGCCAAGATAAAGTCAACCAAGAAAAAGACACTCTGACTCCATCACCAAACCCAAAATCTCAGGCCGAAGAGGAATTCAACACAACTTGGCAGAGAATTATCCGCCTGGATGCAGTGAGAGCAAATGATGAATGGGTTCCCTACTCACCGTCTCAAGCTGCTGTGTCTGACAAAAAAGCCCGAGGAATAGCCACAGAGGTTGGTCTTAATGACTACGAGCACTTGGAGCCCTGCCGGATCTTCCACGCGGCCCGTCTGGTCGGCATCCTCGAAGCCTACGCAGTGTATGACCCAGAAATCGGATACTGTCAAGGAATGAGCGACTTACTATCTCCGTTAATCGCAGTAATCGAAGACGACGCCTTAGCATTCTGGTGCTTCGTCGGGTTCATGAGTAAAGCACGTCATAATTTCAGGCTAGACGAGGTTGGAATCAGGCGACAACTCTCAATGGTATCGAAGATCATAAAATACAAAGATATACGCTTGTACAGGCACTTAGAGAACCTAGAAGCGGAAGACTGCTTCTTTGTATACCGTATGGTGGTGGTTCTGTTCAGACGAGAACTAACCTTTGAGCAAACGCTGTGTCTCTGGGAAGTCATGTGGGCGGATCAAGCAGCCATAAGAACCGGGATTGCAAAGGCCACTTGGGGTAGAATCAGGTTACGGGCACCGCCCACAGAAGATTTGTTGCTGTATGCAATAGCTGCAAGCGTGTTGCAGAGGAGGAAGACGATCATAGAGGAGTACAGTGGGATGGATGAGATAATGAAGGAATGTAATAGCATGGCTGGTCGTCTTGATGTTTGGAAACTTCTTGACGATGCTCATGACTTGGTTGTCAATCTTCACGACAAGATCTGA
- the LOC106336989 gene encoding UPF0160 protein-like isoform X1: MKFLVMFPVTKGLIRNFFNSLPLPLVAAAMAPSAAAVKVYSTTTPTSPSEVSVKRVGTHNGSFHCDEALGCFMIRLSDKFSGADIVRTRDPKILEELDAVLDVGGVYDPFHDRYDHHQKGFEEVFGDGFNTKLSSAGLVYKHFGKEIIAKELNVDQDHPDVLRLFLAVYKSFMEAIDAVDNGINQYDTDKPSRYVNNTHLSSRIGRLNLDWIDPDQSQEKENEAFQLAMALAGEEFLQSVRFHVRSWLPARSIVMQCLEDRFKTDPSGEIMVLKKFCPWKLHLFELEQEMKIQPLIKYVIYQDERGKQWRVQAVAVAPDRFENRKGLPEQWRGLRDEKLSEAAEIPGCVFVHMSGFIGGNQSYDGALSMARTALTL, from the exons ATGAAATTTCTCGTCATGTTTCCTGTGACCAAGGGTTTAATCAGAAACTTCTTCAATTCTCTCCCTCTCCCTCTAGTCGCAGCAGCAATGGCTCCTTCTGCCGCCGCCGTTAAGGTTTACTCTACGACCACTCCCACCTCTCCTTCCGAGGTTTCCGTCAAGAGAGTCGGTACTCATAACGGAAGCTTTCACTGCGACGAGGCTCTCGGTTGCTTCATGATCCGCCTCTCCGATAAATTCTCCGGCGCCGATATCGTCCGTACGCGTGACCCCAAG ATATTGGAAGAGCTTGATGCAGTGCTTGACGTTGGAGGCGTTTATGATCCCTTCCATGACCGCTATGATCATCACCAGAAAGGCTTTGAGGAGGTGTTTGGGGACGGTTTCAACACCAAGCTCAGCAGTGCCGGTCTCGTTTACAAG CATTTTGGAAAGGAGATCATAGCTAAGGAGCTAAACGTCGACCAAGATCACCCTGATGTCCTTCGCTTGTTTCTAGCTGTCTACAAGAGCTTCATGGAG GCAATTGATGCTGTGGACAACGGAATAAATCAGTATGACACTGATAAGCCTTCTAGATATGTGAACAACACACATCTCTCTTCAAGGATTGGAAGATTAAATCTGGATTGGATTGATCCTGACCAGTCACAGGAGAAGGAGAACGAGGCTTTCCAGCTTGCTATGGCTCTTGCTGGCGAAGAGTTCCTCCAA AGTGTTAGATTTCATGTAAGATCGTGGTTACCGGCTCGATCAATAGTGATGCAATGTCTCGAAGATAGATTCAAGACAGACCCAAGTGGCGAGATCATGGTATTGAAAAAATTCTGCCCT TGGAAGCTTCACTTGTTCGAGCTTGAGCAAGAGATGAAGATCCAACCCCTCATCAAATACGTCATCTACCAGGATGAGCGAGGAAAGCAATGGAGAGTTCAAGCAGTGGCGGTAGCACCCGACAGGTTTGAGAACCGAAAGGGTCTTCCTGAGCAATGGAGAGGACTTAGAGATGAGAAACTCTCCGAAGCTGCTGAGATCCCAGGTTGCGTGTTTGTTCACATGAGCGGCTTTATAGGCGGAAACCAGTCTTACGACGGCGCTTTATCCATGGCTCGAACTGCTCTCACTCTCTAA